The Neodiprion lecontei isolate iyNeoLeco1 chromosome 2, iyNeoLeco1.1, whole genome shotgun sequence genome segment CATTGCGATTTTGAATCGCGAGTTTCTGACATCCACAAGAACGACCGGTGAGTATAATACAACTACATATCGACAAcaacatacatgtatacagcGACGCGATGTTCTTTAAAGTTACTTGTGATAATGGTGCATGCGCATCGCAACCCATAAGAAACTGGGCTTAACCGGCGATAAAGTCTTAATTTACCGACCAGTAAACTCAAATTCCTCGAATTATCGACTCGCACTTTACTTACCTTGCCTCTCGGACTATCGTAAAACACTGAACTAAAGTACTAATACACTAGGATTACCTAATGCTTCAGCTTTCGTTTTTGCGGTTTGGAATTGAAACCGTCGCCCTAACGATCTGGATTTCTTTTAGGtaagaaaaacaactttcaagTGAGGGCATTTATCATTAATGTATGTTTACATACCAGTAGTATCACGCGACAGCGATTAGAAGTTAGCTTTAGCTGTTTTTGTGGTTCAGAAATCTCAATCCCTCGCCGAGGGTCGCGCACAATATTTTGCAACGGTAGTTCGGCTGAAGTTATGAAAAAATCGTGCGACAAATGTAAGTATATTTTGACGACGAGATATTGTACGGGCTGGTCTAAATAACCCGCATGCTTATTCTCCACTACTAGGGAAGTAATTGACgatgattataaataattgacttATTCGATGCGAAAATCGGCTCATCATCAAGAGAATTATGTAACAACTTGCGTTCCTCGGGTTTCAAAgcaaatgatgaaaaaattttaatcaatatcTAATATGTCATCAATATTTTGCCGACGACAGGTGGTTAGAATCCTAGAATCGAAGATCCTAGAATCCTTAGTGAACGGAATGTGTAAAGCAGCTGCGCGTATTTTGGTTTATATTTGTAATTCGTGGTAAGGTTGATGTGATGTATAATCGATCAACTGAAATCGCTAAAGCGTTTAAGCCATCAAAATTCGCGTATTCAAATCGTCCAGTTATAATGATAGTCTTATTGAATTGTTATAAATGCAGGGATCTCGATCCAAAGTGGATTAATCATCGTCCTAAATTCTTCCTCGCATTCTCCATTGGTCAAATAGCGGTTGTCGATGTCGATAAACCGATTTCATTTCAGGGCACAGTAAATAAATCCACAACATCATAACTGATCCTCAATAGGAATTATCACGAGGGTCGTCAAACGTTACGTTTGTTTCGCGGTGTTCGCCACAGCGatataaagtttaaaaataatttttctccgttAAGGGCGGGAAGCTTTAGTACGTAAATTTCCTACTGTTACCGACCCAATGAATATTGGAGTCCATTATATGTGAGTCGACAAATGTAAAAGACTTGCATGCTTCAAAAGAATACTGTCTGTCTTGAGCAATCTGAATTCAAATTGACTAACTAGTTACCGACATCTATTAGAGTAACCGGAGCACGATAGAGAACGTTGCTTTATCGACCGAATTTCGGTCGTCATCTTTGTTACCAATGTTATCGAATAACACAAGCCGGCTCACGGCTGTCACGGCGATCATTGACAATCTCTGGTGAGCAGTCAGTGGCAGTCAATGGACGTCAGTAATCGCAGTAATAACTGTCATTTCTTATCCCAACTTCAGAAACGAGCATACGACTGCATATCAATATTAATAGCGCGATGATGTTTCATAAGGTTCCTCTAAAATTGTGTCGGTTATGTGGGAAGGAAACGCGCCAAGGTACAGATGTATTCAAAGATAAGGTTAAGGGTGCCGTCTTGATATCAATAATCAACAAGTACTTGTCGAAAGAGGTAATTACGCATATTGAAGAACAAAATGACATAACAAAGACTAGTAAAAATTGTATGAGatgcatgaaaattcaacgttaaTCTACTTTCGTTGCAGGTGATAAATATTTTGGTGTCGGAtgcattttcgaaatttgtctGCGTTGAATGTGAACAGAAGATATACGTGTTTGACGAATTCTGTTTGATGGTAGCGAACGTTCAAAAACAGCTGACAGCACCTGCTttagaaattgattttgcAGAGGTCCTTTTTTCCCATTAATATTTACTGTATTCAATCATGTTCATTGTCGTACAATTGCAATTGACGCAACTTATTGttaacaaattaattattttcatttctacaGGACATGCTGTGCcacttgaaagaaaatgatgTTTTATCTAAAGCAACCGTACCGTATAGAGAAAAGCGTAAATCTATTTGTGATATTTGCTCAAAGAGTTTCAGGTGTCAGGCACACCTTAATAGGCACAAACGTATTCACACGGGAGCTCGACCCTTCATTTGTAATGTTCGTACatctttgaataaaatttagggtatttgaaaaaaacaaaaattaccaaGGTTTGCAATAATTATGTAGTGGCAATTAATATCATTTTATTACTTGATCTGAGAATTGCAAACAATTTTGTGACAAACCAAGCATGAAACTTTTCtttggtaaaataattatcgataTCGCGATGATGCACCAAGTTTGAAGAGTTgatgtttttacttttctttgtaACTCACTTTTTGTGTGATTAGATCTGTTACAAATGTTTGTACATTTGCGTCAGGCattataacaatattttttcttcactttcagATTTGCAACATGTCTTTTAATCAGCAAGAAATTTTAACAAAGCACAGAGAAACTCACGATAACAAGAAGCAGTTTCAATGTGCAAATTGTCATCAGTCCTTTCGGTACAAAGTATCGCTCCAGTCTCATCTAGTTACATTTCATACCGATACAGACTCCTCGTCATCTTCCATGTTGTGCAATAGAGGTTTCTCTGTTGTTAATACATCTTCGACATGCCTCGaatgtggaaaaatatttgcaacaaAGTATAAGCTTCAACGTCACTGTAGATCTCACTCGGGAGATAGACCTTATACATGTTCATATTGCAATCGGACATTTTCACAGACTGGTAATCTTAAGCAGCATCAAGTTAAGTGCCATAACAGTAATTGCATTGTATCGGAAACTTCAAATTCTCATCAGCGCTTGAGCAGTGAGGGAAATTGCGAAATTTCTAATGTCCCCTTAAATAACTTTCAATCTATCTACATCACAGAGAGTGAGATACAAAAAACCATCAATGAGACAATTAATTCTACTGATCAAGGTAGTTCATATCTCAGCAAATCCTttgcaagtcccatatacatAGATGAGGAAATTGAAACGATGCTAGATCAAGATTTAGAACAGTTGGACAGTTCAAAGTATCGGTCCTCAGAACAAGAGAAAGTTTCTCTCTGTTTAAAACAGCCTGAAACTCCTGAGTTGTTGCACAGCTTGTTGTATGATGAATAGATTGGTTTCAATACGAGTTGTTATACTGTAACATTACtctaatttaaaatttgcacTCAGTGCATGTGAGAGTTCAataagcaaatttttttcagatcgacatgaaataattttatttccatgATTACATGCTTTTGATCTCACTGCTGTAATTATATTACAAGTTGTTGATACGCAAGAGAATGATGCTACATCTTAATGTTATGactaaaataaaacgaaaatcgaCCGACCAGGAAATCACTTGATGTTTCAGTGCACATCTTAGTTTTGTTTCTATAAAGAAAAATCTATAAACAATTGATATAACAAACatgtaatatttaataatatatggAAATACATTCAAGAGTTGACCGTATTCtttgcatatttatttttattttacttttcgtttCATGCTGCAGGCGGGGAGGCGCttgttattaataaatttttatttttaagtaagTCAACATTGATATCAACTTAACAGTAATTCCGTGCATATTTCAATTTGCAATTAACACGAAGTCTTAATCAGAGATTTTTATTTGGTATGAGAAGAAAGCACAAAAAcgaaaagatatcaatgaatGGCACGTTCTACCTTAACTTTCTTTATATCTCGCGAGATCATTATTACCGTGATCGTGATCGTCATTgaaacaattcaattttaaaatcacaaaaaaagtGCAGTGACCTTGCACAAACATTCCATCATTTTGGTTCTATCACATTtgtttgcatgtatttatgtacgtatgtataattgtattaAGTAAGTAttagctgttttttttttccttcaaaacGTTCAAGAGACTAAAATATAATACTCAGatcataataaaaataattcagcctGGTATTAAAAATATGGTGATAATTGGTTTACGTTTTGTTTAGTtgctttgttttaaataataCAATTAGGAAATCTTACAAACTATGCACATatcctacatatatatatatataatatatatacacacgcacctatatatatatacatgtatatatatctgcatatatgtgtatatatatatacatatatatatacgtgtgtatatatatgtatatatattaaataaacgCGTATTAGACtaatatatgttttttttacaattgcTTATCAGAGCatataaacaatatttttagagAGTGAAACCTAAGGCACAGCCCTCCATGTTTGAATCGTGCAGAATCTAGGATTGCGTTGCGATGCATTGATGACTTAGGGCTGaatttattaatcaattgattgtaataaaaatatgaaaatttcaaacaacttATTGACAAGTCTCAAGCCTTAAAATCCTACAGAGCAGAGAAATAGTTACTGAACAGTTATGCAGATAATGAAATTACTTTTtgtttgtatattatatgtatatatatttaggtatatatttcattttcgatTGATTGTTCAAAACTTGATTACTTCGATAGCTATCATCATATTTTTTGGCTTATCTTAAATCTCATTAATATCAATGATGAtcaatgtaaaatatttagcTGTCCAGTGTTAGTAGCATAGACCATTCCTTGCCCGGGTTCTGGTGCCCATCTTATACAATTCAAGCTCATATAGCCCGTTGTTTCTCTATTGCTACGCGTCAACTCTCTTAGGAGCACCATGCTTTTTCTGTTATCTTTAATATCTGGATCGGCTCTTAGACGTTCCTCTCTCCAAACTGGATCATTTTGCACAACATCTTCAGAGCTGTTCTGTCTCAAGATACTCAAATAGTTGTTTATACTGTCTATCATTCCACCTGGACGTCGGTAGGCATCAATTGGTATGTAGTGATTGGCATAGTATCCTCTGTCCGAATTCCCGGACGAATCTTTCGGGTCATTGTCCGGTTCTTTATCGACTAGCTTGAATATTAGAGCCATTGGTAGAGGACGAGCAGGTGCTAAAATACGTCGAGATGCTAAACCTACGAGCAAGTGCTGTCGAGTTGGCGAAATTGAGACAGATACTGCCGTTTGCTCAATTTTCGTTGTATAAATTCTCTCTCCTAACGTTTCCCATTGAAGACTATACAGGCCTGAAATATCATGAGATGTGTCAgtatagtttgaaaaattggtttttaaatttatgtaattttcaaaacttgtgGGTACAGCAGTTAAGAAGTAAATTATCCTAGATAAAGTAACATTTGTAGACGTATTACCTAGCATTGTTGTCACACTGAGACGACCTGATGGCAGCAGAGTGGCAAGTAATTTTCCATCAGAAGATATATCGACGCTGGCATCATTATGAATCTTACATTCTTTAACAACTACATTTTTGTCAGCTGTGAATTTCGAATATTGATTAATAAAATAGTAAGCAAAGACAGAATCCTGTATTATTTTACAGTAAGATTTTGTTACTTACGATCTGTAATATCAGGAATATCaccatcagaaaaatcccaagcTTGTACTCGGTGGCTTTGCACTTCTAAACCATTAAATGTTGCCATAAATGGGCTGACTGGTATATGATCTGGTAAAACACATACATTTTTAACTACTTATAACAGATACACTACATGAGATTGTCGAGCAACTCAAATTACTTTCTATCTCTATATTTTCACgcatattttcacatttcatctTTCAGTAAACTTACCCCTTAAATCTAAATCATCGCTATCGTCGTTTACTGGGTCTGGTCCAGTCCCCCCGTTTCCTCCACTTCCACCTCCGCCACCACCTCgtccgcctcctcctcgtccactgTCAGCACCTACACCACTTCCTCTCCCAGGTCCTCTTGGTCCCCCTGGTCCCCCAGGTCTTCCTGGTCCTGGTCCTGGTCCTGGTCCTCCGCCTCCTCCACCACCAATTCCACCTCCATTACTTCCtcctcccccacccccacccccgccACCTCCTCCACCACCACCGCTAGATGGATAACCGTATGGTACTCGGGGATGCAAGAAACGAGATCCTCTCCAAGTTGCTTGTGCTATGAACCACCGTCTAAACTGTAAGAATAAAATCCATGTTAAATCTCTGCAACACCCTAATCTATAGCTTAGATTCCAAATGTGAATTCAAATAGAACACTGAATTCCACAATGAAACAGTTGAGCATATTGATTCGGGAGTGAAATAATCTCaaaaggaataataaaaaaactggGAAAAAACTTGGAACACGTGCAAAAATCTATCAAACGCATACCTACATGATTTCTGTCTTGCCGAAGGTttctctgaaaattattttgttgccAGAAAGTtatgatatattattattattattacataccAATGTGGCAAAAGGTGACTTGAAACTCAAGGCAAATAATATATAAGCATTATTTTTGTAGAAGAAACAAATTATAAATCACTCATTATTAAATCTCAAGGTCAATACACTACGTGCAAATGATGATttgcacaaattttttcaggcaATAGCttgacaataaaatttatggtTTTGTGGGAACGATGTTTTACCTGATTCCTACTATTTCCTGGTTGGGATGAGCTAGGACCTGGTTGATCGTTGAAGTCGTTTGGATGGCTGGTACTTCCTCTTTCCCTGCTATTCAAGTAGCTGTTTATTAAATACGGTGGAGGAGTGTGCGGAGGAGTAGGTGGTGTGTTTTGTCTAATGGAACGACTGTAATGCGCTGCAGAAAAATCGTTGATTGGAACGTTGTTCACTTGAACAACAGGAACGTTGAACTCTTGTCTGCTGACTCCTCTATCTCTATTGTGACCAGAACTTCCGAAATTACCGTCATTGGGTTCAGATACAAGACGCTCCCGCCGAAGTGGCGAATTCCTGGTAGGTCCTTGCCGTGGAGACGATGCGGCCCCTCGTATACTTGGATGAGACATTAGAGATCTTCCAAGATTAAGCAGACTCATCGTACGCCTACTACAACGATATAAAAGTGGTCTCCTACTGCTTCGCTCAGAATCTCTAACCCGTTCCAACCTATCTGTTATATTTTGGTTTGTTCTTGGATTTTGCACCGGTTCCTGCtcatcgttattattgttactagaattgttgttgttactcTGTTGAGAAGGTTCAACTGGAGCTGTTCCGTGCAAACGTTGATCATTATTATCACCATCATCGATTGTGCCACTATGAATTCTTTCTACTATACTCTGCACTTCAGCAGATAAAGCATTCTCAGCTGATATGTTACTTGCGTTATTATTCGTACCTGCTTGGCTTCTAGAGTTGCTCCTCTGATTATCGCTTAcatcgttggaggtggtcgacGTGCTTTGGCTATTGTTTTGATTTTGGGATTCCTCTGCATTATCGCTGCGTGACGAAATCGCATCTCTAAGAGATATATTAAATAATCTTTTGAATCCTTCTGCCATATTGTGATAATTTCGATTTGTATAACTTGAAAGAATATCATCTGTATAATCTTGCAGAAAGCTCAAAGTTCGACGCCTTTCTGTTGTGGTTCCACTAGTACTGGCCCTAGGAGTACTCTCTCGATTATTCTCCGTTTGAAGACTGTTATCTGCGCTGTTGTTTATTCTGGGCTCACCAGTTCTATTTTGATTTGGAGCTGACAAATCAGAGCTAAATGGGCCGTATTGACTTGACTCGAGTTCGCGCCTTGTTGAAACCAATTGTACTAACAGAAGATCGGTTAATTCCAATGCCAAATGTAGTAGTACATACATTTCTGCAACAAAGCATTTATGATTGgaagtataaataaataggTTGATTCGATAATATGAAAGTATTACAGTGCAATTTACTCACTATAAATTTGCTCACAAAGTACATTGCTGTGCGATCCGTTCCATGAacgattttcttcaaaaaattgCGTTAGACTTTCGACCATCAAGCTAAGTACTTGTCTGAAAATACGAACAGTTTTGTTAGGGtgagtatgaaaaaattttacccaaatttattgtattatatcAGAAGTTTGTGAAATAGTTAAATACAATCGAACCCCGCTTATTTAAAATCTCACATGCATCATGTTGTCGTGTTTCATACACACAAATATTCTTGCACCTAGTGTAGACAATTACTATTTACAAGGATTACtttgtataaatatgtaagtCCTTTAATTTTTGTCTATGGGCAAAGTAGctcattcataattattttatgtaAGTGTGGTTCGATTGTATTGACTTTCTTACACATGAACGTTACCTGGCACGAAGTCTAGTAATTTCTCGGATTTGTTCCATTTCTTGATTGCCGTTATTGTTATCTCTAACATTTTCTGGCTGGCTATCGCTATCCGAGCCTCTGTTGAGAGCGTTACTATTTCTGGCTAAAGCACGCTGTTGTTGAACAAGAGATTCCAATCTGACGATCATTGCTTGCAAGGATTCGGTTGTTGTTTGTTCTCTATTTCTATGTATAGAACGGAAGCATCTTCTTATGCGTCTTAGGTGAATACGTTCTTCACGACGGGAAAAACTATTCGGAATATGAGGTCTGGACTCATTTCTCTTTATGCCTTGCAGCCCCAAACTTAACATCCTTGGCCTTCTGAAAAATACGCAAGAATAAAACTTTAATTCAACACAATACACAGATTGTGATTATAAGCTTCAATACTTTAAAAAACGTATGCAAACCTCAAATACATTCTACGTCCACATCTCCAAACTCTTTCGTAAGTGAATTGCCTACCAGAAAGATTCGAGCCGCTTGGTGGGAACTCGGGCGACGTTCCTGAATTAGAAGTTGCAGACTGGCTTGAAGTGCTTGGCACCGCTGTGCTACTATTAGCATAGACAAGGTTGGATATACTTGGCAAAGGGGCAGTAGAATCGATGATGTTAGATGCACTGGGTTGGTGTGACGAAGACGTGACGGCTGAAAATGGTGGCAAGTTTAAACTGCTTGCGATGTTGGAAACAAGACTTGAGATGCTGGGAAGTTGAGTGGAGCCACTTTGTGTAGCTAAATTGGAATATGTATGATCATTGGCAGCGTTTGTCGCATTCGAAGACTGTGAGTCAAGGTTTAAAGACTCATTCGCAGACTGAGCGTTTTGGGAATACAGGTATCCGAATATGTCTGAGAAGCTTTGAGGATGTAGGTTCAAAAGTCTCAATTCTGATTCGCTTGGCAATAAGTTAGACAAGTTAATTCGCGTTGCCTCACTGTCATctgatttttcatctttcatgGTAGATGTTGATAAGTTCGATACCCCTCTTGATGTTGATGGTTGACTTTGGTCTACCGTTGTACTCGCTGCATCTTTGTCAGTCtcacttttctctctcttgtaATTTTCAAGGATTGCTTTCTTGAAATTCTTTGCTGTTTCACTCTGCGAATCACTAGTGGATGCTGCAGGATTTTGTGTTGATGTTGACGGAGTAGCTGATCTACTTCCGCTGGTACTTGGCTGCGATTGGTCATCACTATTTTGCATAGCTACTCTGACTGTCACATGaagtgaatatatttttcgctGCAGATCTTCCCACATCCTGCGCACCTGTTGAAGCTGAACAATTTCCAATCTTGCTCTGAAATTGGACAGTAATTCTGTTAATGTTCTTAAACTAGATAAGATTCGTATCATTCCCAAAActtaaatcaattaattaccTGCACAGTCGTTGCATGTTATCTATATGCCGGCTTAGTAATTGTATTCCTTGACGAACACCGAGAACATCAGTTTGCCCCGGACTTTGTCTGCGAGGACAAACTCTCCAGCCTCTCCAGCCCTCTTCTTCTCTACTACCATCTACAGTCCTGTCATCAGCATTGGTTGAATTCCTGGCACTGGAAGCTAAGCGCCGGTTGTAAAAAGCACGTTCCAAATCAAGCCTTCTTTGCAACTTAGAGACTGCCGACTCTTGTTCAGTTGGATTTGCAATGTTTGCCCTCAATTCTTCTAGTGGAATATCATTGTCTGCAGATGAAACTTCAATTGTACATTCTGGTACCCCTATAGGTAAGTGTATTGCTTGTTCCTCCAACACTTGAGAATCTTGATTTGTTTGCTGACTCGCTTCGGCCACCCCGCTTTGGTTCATCTCTAATCTTCTCGTAAGGTTTTCTC includes the following:
- the LOC124292812 gene encoding probable serine/threonine-protein kinase DDB_G0282963 isoform X1; the protein is MGKIKKKPDLVHCSQSQNVLRNLMLREFGLRTTHKTSTRELEPNAETNLVLKDHKELKCDVPGVPRATFLMVFSPDGSKVASTHGNHNVYITDLTSGKNIRTLAGHPRTPWCIAFHPSSNEILASGCLGGQVRVWDLSGGSEVWNADSETVIASLAFHPSERLLVIATYNEVHFWDWSQSEPFAVATTRNYKEKVRYVAFDNLGRKLITGIANDPQLQSQWDRSPADNVQHSRSNLLRPSRERSQNMDGSPPYHLWNQGVFYGGRWRDNIGDRNSRNNDFRMQYRRNAVPEENPDTNRSSSSSSSNNNTTTNTATPTRNSYRYFDEYVRMRRELEADRHRFGDEQIHRLRLSDEERDFRLRRNLTDEAIILLRSQYFLHTVCERLASSQPSSPPDDGGAGPSQPRGRQSPPPQLGNVTIEVRRNNYLNFDSDSRRNAMNVLLGNTDRTAGSNQQAGERSSENSNDEELTFTLTRGNTYPNLASVEQRHNNLIRRSESLDQRIDNLWEEINERLERVNTQDTERRINLCYKNIVDQYETLARRYLDISRNRDTIDRGTDPMDMPETSRGRSSEGTQESDRSEPATETSIRRLRNELNNSAQANNSSLERLQRYRRLLMERWEQERTEETSIQQSLQNLRAGLNATAENNNSCLARLQQLRERLQAHAAKLFANSNNRNPILQRLRNVLNIEIEALNYMEVQFTNTSSRIERLRDEFPMYRQHQRNRNIVSNPSEITLNEAELFAHRHNARPYNRDLLPTIEGSSSGGQQDSEIFSSDLLPETSSYLAPSSIPVFDMRSTSEGTQAGIDNNPPQETLDRQNLTAETSTVRGPVRPNRRRLGTSATGTDGEPPRLRRRREGRYLWYPQYNTNTRTWMEIHGDSSQSSDEAHSATSSPATSNFTVSSRSAFQPSIPRVLTQDQRSSNPSGPDQTSVNRSGQAVDTNRNEQSNDSINELNESNINNMRNNMRIIRSTQEISQDLLRVLDSFQRNLNTDQPEIERNPLEESLPDDNVREQSENGYWLLEENSNSDSNHDEPAENSNTNTNTNSNANTKRWTSRWINLERGSETDYLLDPNRPSTSANELPLTPGTRMRTLSENLEHRMNDFPSSEESGTRSVRNSRDQLSPVSINSTRYEQPPLFPFRSLRENLTRRLEMNQSGVAEASQQTNQDSQVLEEQAIHLPIGVPECTIEVSSADNDIPLEELRANIANPTEQESAVSKLQRRLDLERAFYNRRLASSARNSTNADDRTVDGSREEEGWRGWRVCPRRQSPGQTDVLGVRQGIQLLSRHIDNMQRLCRARLEIVQLQQVRRMWEDLQRKIYSLHVTVRVAMQNSDDQSQPSTSGSRSATPSTSTQNPAASTSDSQSETAKNFKKAILENYKREKSETDKDAASTTVDQSQPSTSRGVSNLSTSTMKDEKSDDSEATRINLSNLLPSESELRLLNLHPQSFSDIFGYLYSQNAQSANESLNLDSQSSNATNAANDHTYSNLATQSGSTQLPSISSLVSNIASSLNLPPFSAVTSSSHQPSASNIIDSTAPLPSISNLVYANSSTAVPSTSSQSATSNSGTSPEFPPSGSNLSGRQFTYERVWRCGRRMYLRRPRMLSLGLQGIKRNESRPHIPNSFSRREERIHLRRIRRCFRSIHRNREQTTTESLQAMIVRLESLVQQQRALARNSNALNRGSDSDSQPENVRDNNNGNQEMEQIREITRLRARQVLSLMVESLTQFFEENRSWNGSHSNVLCEQIYKMYVLLHLALELTDLLLVQLVSTRRELESSQYGPFSSDLSAPNQNRTGEPRINNSADNSLQTENNRESTPRASTSGTTTERRRTLSFLQDYTDDILSSYTNRNYHNMAEGFKRLFNISLRDAISSRSDNAEESQNQNNSQSTSTTSNDVSDNQRSNSRSQAGTNNNASNISAENALSAEVQSIVERIHSGTIDDGDNNDQRLHGTAPVEPSQQSNNNNSSNNNNDEQEPVQNPRTNQNITDRLERVRDSERSSRRPLLYRCSRRTMSLLNLGRSLMSHPSIRGAASSPRQGPTRNSPLRRERLVSEPNDGNFGSSGHNRDRGVSRQEFNVPVVQVNNVPINDFSAAHYSRSIRQNTPPTPPHTPPPYLINSYLNSRERGSTSHPNDFNDQPGPSSSQPGNSRNQFRRWFIAQATWRGSRFLHPRVPYGYPSSGGGGGGGGGGGGGGGSNGGGIGGGGGGGPGPGPGPGRPGGPGGPRGPGRGSGVGADSGRGGGGRGGGGGGSGGNGGTGPDPVNDDSDDLDLRDHIPVSPFMATFNGLEVQSHRVQAWDFSDGDIPDITDPDKNVVVKECKIHNDASVDISSDGKLLATLLPSGRLSVTTMLGLYSLQWETLGERIYTTKIEQTAVSVSISPTRQHLLVGLASRRILAPARPLPMALIFKLVDKEPDNDPKDSSGNSDRGYYANHYIPIDAYRRPGGMIDSINNYLSILRQNSSEDVVQNDPVWREERLRADPDIKDNRKSMVLLRELTRSNRETTGYMSLNCIRWAPEPGQGMVYATNTGQLNILH
- the LOC124292812 gene encoding probable serine/threonine-protein kinase DDB_G0282963 isoform X2, which gives rise to MGKIKKKPDLVHCSQSQNVLRNLMLREFGLRTTHKTSTRELEPNAETNLVLKDHKELKCDVPGVPRATFLMVFSPDGSKVASTHGNHNVYITDLTSGKNIRTLAGHPRTPWCIAFHPSSNEILASGCLGGQVRVWDLSGGSEVWNADSETVIASLAFHPSERLLVIATYNEVHFWDWSQSEPFAVATTRNYKEKVRYVAFDNLGRKLITGIANDPQLQSQWDRSPADNVQHSRSNLLRPSRERSQNMDGSPPYHLWNQGVFYGGRWRDNIGDRNSRNNDFRMQYRRNAVPEENPDTNRSSSSSSSNNNTTTNTATPTRNSYRYFDERNAMNVLLGNTDRTAGSNQQAGERSSENSNDEELTFTLTRGNTYPNLASVEQRHNNLIRRSESLDQRIDNLWEEINERLERVNTQDTERRINLCYKNIVDQYETLARRYLDISRNRDTIDRGTDPMDMPETSRGRSSEGTQESDRSEPATETSIRRLRNELNNSAQANNSSLERLQRYRRLLMERWEQERTEETSIQQSLQNLRAGLNATAENNNSCLARLQQLRERLQAHAAKLFANSNNRNPILQRLRNVLNIEIEALNYMEVQFTNTSSRIERLRDEFPMYRQHQRNRNIVSNPSEITLNEAELFAHRHNARPYNRDLLPTIEGSSSGGQQDSEIFSSDLLPETSSYLAPSSIPVFDMRSTSEGTQAGIDNNPPQETLDRQNLTAETSTVRGPVRPNRRRLGTSATGTDGEPPRLRRRREGRYLWYPQYNTNTRTWMEIHGDSSQSSDEAHSATSSPATSNFTVSSRSAFQPSIPRVLTQDQRSSNPSGPDQTSVNRSGQAVDTNRNEQSNDSINELNESNINNMRNNMRIIRSTQEISQDLLRVLDSFQRNLNTDQPEIERNPLEESLPDDNVREQSENGYWLLEENSNSDSNHDEPAENSNTNTNTNSNANTKRWTSRWINLERGSETDYLLDPNRPSTSANELPLTPGTRMRTLSENLEHRMNDFPSSEESGTRSVRNSRDQLSPVSINSTRYEQPPLFPFRSLRENLTRRLEMNQSGVAEASQQTNQDSQVLEEQAIHLPIGVPECTIEVSSADNDIPLEELRANIANPTEQESAVSKLQRRLDLERAFYNRRLASSARNSTNADDRTVDGSREEEGWRGWRVCPRRQSPGQTDVLGVRQGIQLLSRHIDNMQRLCRARLEIVQLQQVRRMWEDLQRKIYSLHVTVRVAMQNSDDQSQPSTSGSRSATPSTSTQNPAASTSDSQSETAKNFKKAILENYKREKSETDKDAASTTVDQSQPSTSRGVSNLSTSTMKDEKSDDSEATRINLSNLLPSESELRLLNLHPQSFSDIFGYLYSQNAQSANESLNLDSQSSNATNAANDHTYSNLATQSGSTQLPSISSLVSNIASSLNLPPFSAVTSSSHQPSASNIIDSTAPLPSISNLVYANSSTAVPSTSSQSATSNSGTSPEFPPSGSNLSGRQFTYERVWRCGRRMYLRRPRMLSLGLQGIKRNESRPHIPNSFSRREERIHLRRIRRCFRSIHRNREQTTTESLQAMIVRLESLVQQQRALARNSNALNRGSDSDSQPENVRDNNNGNQEMEQIREITRLRARQVLSLMVESLTQFFEENRSWNGSHSNVLCEQIYKMYVLLHLALELTDLLLVQLVSTRRELESSQYGPFSSDLSAPNQNRTGEPRINNSADNSLQTENNRESTPRASTSGTTTERRRTLSFLQDYTDDILSSYTNRNYHNMAEGFKRLFNISLRDAISSRSDNAEESQNQNNSQSTSTTSNDVSDNQRSNSRSQAGTNNNASNISAENALSAEVQSIVERIHSGTIDDGDNNDQRLHGTAPVEPSQQSNNNNSSNNNNDEQEPVQNPRTNQNITDRLERVRDSERSSRRPLLYRCSRRTMSLLNLGRSLMSHPSIRGAASSPRQGPTRNSPLRRERLVSEPNDGNFGSSGHNRDRGVSRQEFNVPVVQVNNVPINDFSAAHYSRSIRQNTPPTPPHTPPPYLINSYLNSRERGSTSHPNDFNDQPGPSSSQPGNSRNQFRRWFIAQATWRGSRFLHPRVPYGYPSSGGGGGGGGGGGGGGGSNGGGIGGGGGGGPGPGPGPGRPGGPGGPRGPGRGSGVGADSGRGGGGRGGGGGGSGGNGGTGPDPVNDDSDDLDLRDHIPVSPFMATFNGLEVQSHRVQAWDFSDGDIPDITDPDKNVVVKECKIHNDASVDISSDGKLLATLLPSGRLSVTTMLGLYSLQWETLGERIYTTKIEQTAVSVSISPTRQHLLVGLASRRILAPARPLPMALIFKLVDKEPDNDPKDSSGNSDRGYYANHYIPIDAYRRPGGMIDSINNYLSILRQNSSEDVVQNDPVWREERLRADPDIKDNRKSMVLLRELTRSNRETTGYMSLNCIRWAPEPGQGMVYATNTGQLNILH